The Malus domestica chromosome 13, GDT2T_hap1 genome includes a window with the following:
- the LOC103414775 gene encoding prefoldin subunit 1-like, translating into MADEANRAAFMEIQGRMIELTAKLKQVQTQMRNKEGEKKRAFLTLEELRPLSDDSNTYKSIGRTFVLEPKSVLVNEQEQKLKDSESAIASLQTSKEYIEKQVAEVESNLRELLNQDPGLARQIMSMTVM; encoded by the exons ATGGCCGACGAAGCCAACCGAGCT GCGTTCATGGAGATTCAAGGCCGCATGATTGAGCTTACTGCGAAATTGAAGCAG GTGCAGACGCAGATGCGGAAcaaagaaggagaaaagaagCGTGCTTTTCTGACCCTGGAGGAGCTGCGGCCTTTATCTGATGATTCAAATACTTACAAATCTATAG GGAGAAC GTTTGTTTTAGAGCCGAAGTCGGTGTTGGTGAATGAACAGGAACAAAAGCTCAAGGATAGTGAGAGTGCAATAGCCTCGCTCCAG ACTTCAAAGGAATACATCGAGAAACAGGTTGCAGAGGTGGAGAGCAACCTGAGGGAGCTATTGAACCAAGATCCCGGTCTTGCTCGCCAGATAATGTCCATGACTGTAATGTAA